Proteins encoded within one genomic window of Anastrepha ludens isolate Willacy chromosome 4, idAnaLude1.1, whole genome shotgun sequence:
- the LOC128859992 gene encoding RNA guanine-N7 methyltransferase activating subunit, with the protein MVDPNRKINRLTEKDIEFLDECQDEFENRFTDEDAEYFNHCSKPLPDPPIIENWGFSGAGYGHRGGGGGQRNSYSRYKWNKRGQDRHCQGGGNQSYRYNKRRVNNEPYNVNFRGGHSREERPHKPMDIRRDYGNFVPASKD; encoded by the coding sequence ATGGTGGACCCAAATCGGAAAATCAATCGGCTTACAGAAAAagatattgaatttttagatgaatGTCAAGATGAATTCGAAAATCGTTTTACAGACGAAGATGCAGAATATTTTAATCACTGTTCAAAACCGCTTCCGGACCCTCCGATAATCGAAAATTGGGGCTTTTCGGGAGCAGGCTACGGCCATCGAGGTGGCGGGGGTGGGCAACGCAATAGCTATAGCCGATATAAATGGAATAAGCGTGGCCAGGATAGGCACTGCCAGGGTGGTGGTAATCAATCATACAGATATAACAAAAGACGAGTAAACAATGAACCCTACAACGTTAACTTTCGTGGTGGCCATAGCCGTGAGGAGCGTCCTCACAAGCCAATGGATATAAGGCGAGACTATGGGAACTTTGTCCCTGCGTCGAAGGATTAA